A genomic window from Deltaproteobacteria bacterium IMCC39524 includes:
- a CDS encoding transporter: MMKNLCIVLSALIALTLFSGTAFGLGQPNVNLGFTSFLDGAPPAGPGLYLSEYLQYYTADHLNNEKGSKALDVDIDVWVLMNQLIYQSDKELIFGGKWGLNVMLPVVGLDVGSNPAGLEDNGTGLGDLLVGPYLQWDPIMGASGPLMVNRIELQTIFPTGKYDNDKALNPGSNHFSFNPYWAATVFLGPKATVSWRLHYLWNDENDDFGPNSVDLEPGEAVHANFTAAYEVLPKQLRLGINGYWFDQISDTKVGGNKDKSLEEKVFAIGPGAVWHFSQDTHLFVNAYFETDAESRPEGERYNLRFVHHF; the protein is encoded by the coding sequence ATGATGAAGAACCTGTGTATTGTATTGAGTGCCTTGATAGCACTCACACTCTTTTCCGGGACGGCTTTTGGTCTAGGCCAGCCGAATGTAAATCTCGGCTTTACGAGTTTTCTCGATGGTGCTCCGCCAGCAGGTCCCGGGTTGTACCTGTCAGAATACCTGCAGTATTATACGGCAGATCATTTAAACAATGAAAAGGGCTCCAAGGCTCTTGATGTCGATATTGATGTCTGGGTTCTGATGAACCAGCTTATCTACCAGTCTGATAAAGAACTCATTTTTGGTGGTAAATGGGGGCTCAATGTCATGTTGCCCGTTGTTGGCCTTGATGTGGGGAGCAATCCCGCAGGTCTTGAAGACAATGGTACGGGTCTTGGTGACCTGCTCGTTGGTCCTTACCTTCAATGGGATCCGATCATGGGGGCTAGTGGTCCCTTAATGGTTAACCGCATTGAATTGCAAACTATTTTCCCGACAGGCAAGTATGATAATGATAAGGCACTCAACCCGGGCAGCAACCACTTTTCATTCAACCCTTACTGGGCTGCGACGGTTTTTCTCGGTCCCAAAGCGACTGTTTCCTGGCGACTACACTACCTCTGGAATGACGAAAACGATGATTTCGGACCTAACAGTGTTGATCTTGAACCGGGTGAAGCTGTTCACGCGAATTTCACTGCCGCCTATGAGGTGTTGCCGAAGCAACTTCGGCTTGGTATTAACGGTTATTGGTTCGACCAGATCAGCGATACCAAGGTGGGTGGCAATAAAGACAAGTCTCTAGAAGAAAAGGTTTTTGCCATCGGTCCCGGTGCTGTTTGGCATTTCTCCCAGGATACACATCTGTTTGTGAATGCATACTTTGAAACAGATGCAGAAAGTCGCCCGGAAGGTGAGCGTTACAATTTGCGCTTTGTTCACCATTTCTAG
- a CDS encoding DUF3343 domain-containing protein, whose amino-acid sequence MMPALLESYGTLLMVKENDYVAIFHSIHRVLKAEKTLKQEKQDFLLIPVPRQLTSDCGLALRFSPEVRDGLLSILEESDLSPAEMYQRSDGAYLDVSSLL is encoded by the coding sequence ATGATGCCCGCCCTCTTGGAGAGTTACGGGACATTATTGATGGTAAAAGAGAACGATTACGTCGCCATATTCCACTCGATTCATCGGGTTCTCAAGGCTGAGAAAACCCTCAAGCAGGAGAAACAGGATTTTTTGCTGATTCCTGTGCCTCGACAGCTGACTTCTGATTGCGGGTTGGCTCTGCGCTTTTCGCCCGAGGTTAGAGATGGTCTGTTGTCAATCCTTGAAGAGTCAGACCTGTCTCCAGCGGAAATGTATCAACGCAGCGACGGTGCGTATTTAGACGTTTCCAGCCTGCTGTGA
- the rimM gene encoding ribosome maturation factor RimM (Essential for efficient processing of 16S rRNA) produces MMDVKPEDLLEVGVVIGIHGLRGDVKIRPLPTGDLALPGAREVYLKDSRDFLVAYKTVRSSKHKQNVLLRLAGMENLAAAESLVGASIWMAKTDLPELDDEQYYWSDLEGLEVVDQQQGVLGRVVGMFATAAHDILEVDGPAGEILIPAVESFLVRVDRDAEQLHVNLPEGLVPEADQ; encoded by the coding sequence ATGATGGATGTCAAGCCTGAGGATCTCCTCGAAGTGGGAGTCGTAATCGGCATTCACGGCTTACGCGGGGATGTTAAGATTCGACCATTGCCGACCGGAGATCTGGCTTTGCCAGGTGCCCGTGAAGTTTATCTAAAGGACAGTCGCGACTTCCTTGTTGCTTACAAAACTGTCCGTTCTTCCAAACATAAACAGAATGTTCTGCTACGCCTTGCCGGGATGGAAAATCTGGCCGCAGCAGAATCTTTGGTTGGTGCCTCGATCTGGATGGCCAAGACAGACCTTCCTGAACTGGATGATGAGCAATACTATTGGTCCGATCTCGAGGGTCTGGAAGTGGTTGATCAGCAACAGGGCGTGCTCGGCCGCGTGGTTGGAATGTTTGCGACCGCGGCCCACGACATCCTCGAGGTTGATGGCCCTGCTGGTGAAATTCTGATTCCGGCGGTTGAGTCTTTTCTGGTGCGGGTCGACCGGGACGCCGAACAACTGCACGTTAACCTCCCCGAAGGGCTTGTCCCGGAGGCGGACCAATAA
- the trmD gene encoding tRNA (guanosine(37)-N1)-methyltransferase TrmD, translated as MKFDILTIFPDMLEGPLTASILGKAADKGLIEINLHNLRDWAEGKHKVTDDTPYGGGDGMVMKVEPVAAALSELREKRPVSRILLMSPQGKTFQQADAERFSQEAGLVFVCGRYEGFDERIRSLVDEEISLGDFVLTGGELAAATILDATARLLPGVLGAAGSAQGDSFSDGLLEYPQYTRPAEFKGVRVPEVLASGNHQLIANWRRREQLRRTLERRPELLESAPLSKEDLLYLDELRAALEQEQ; from the coding sequence ATGAAATTTGATATCCTGACGATCTTTCCCGACATGCTCGAAGGCCCGTTAACCGCGAGTATTCTTGGCAAGGCTGCTGATAAAGGCCTGATCGAGATCAATCTGCACAACTTGCGTGACTGGGCGGAAGGTAAGCACAAGGTGACCGACGACACCCCTTATGGAGGTGGTGACGGCATGGTTATGAAGGTTGAGCCGGTTGCTGCGGCGCTCTCTGAACTCAGAGAGAAGAGACCGGTCTCGAGGATTCTGCTCATGTCGCCTCAGGGGAAAACCTTTCAGCAGGCTGACGCGGAACGGTTCAGCCAGGAAGCTGGACTGGTTTTTGTTTGCGGTCGCTACGAAGGGTTTGATGAACGTATAAGGTCACTGGTTGACGAAGAAATCTCTCTGGGTGATTTCGTTCTGACCGGTGGAGAGCTGGCTGCTGCGACCATCCTTGATGCCACAGCGCGCCTGCTACCCGGTGTCCTTGGTGCTGCCGGTAGCGCCCAGGGAGACAGTTTCAGTGATGGACTTCTGGAGTATCCCCAATACACGCGGCCGGCTGAGTTCAAGGGTGTGCGCGTGCCGGAGGTTCTTGCCTCGGGCAATCATCAGTTGATTGCCAACTGGCGTCGACGTGAGCAATTACGACGCACCCTGGAGCGCCGGCCGGAACTTCTCGAATCAGCCCCTCTGAGCAAAGAGGACCTCCTGTACCTTGATGAGCTGCGTGCTGCATTGGAGCAGGAGCAGTGA
- the polA gene encoding DNA polymerase I: MPKQPKRLFLIDGSSYIYRAYYAIRHLSNSQGMATNAIYGFTNMLLKVIRESQPDQLAVIYDSKGPTFRKDLYPEYKANRSAMPEDLVPQIPYIKRVVEAFNIPGIEKAGYEADDIIATLASKFAAKGIEVTVVTGDKDLMQIVSDHVCLLDTMKDQVSGPAEVFERFGGADKVVEVQALAGDSSDNVPGVPGIGEKTAKALIDEFGDVETLLASLDQLKGKRRENLENFSDQARLSKQLVTLITDLDLDVDDDAFVMAEPNRKALTELFKECEFSKLLQEFSDDSRASAKEASYRAVLNEGALAEMVAALEASERFAFDTETTGLDPLRVDLVGLSFAVTAGEAWYVPVSHRYLGVPEQLPLDKVLAAVGPLLGSAEHLKIGQNLKYDILVMGRVGVAVTEPLFDTMLASYLANPAAQSHGMDSLATELLDYRTIPYSEVAGSGKKKICFDEVEVEKATVYAAEDADITLRLYEKLLPMIAEKGQQELFDDVEMALLPILVKMEQTGIRIDAELLNGLSADMEKKLAALEIEIHGLAGTTFNIGSPKQLGEVLFERLGLAKGKKTKTGWSTDVEVLSKLAEEHEIAAKILDYRSLSKLKGTYTDALPKLIHPDTGRIHSSFNQAVTATGRLSSSDPNLQNIPIRTEEGRRIREGFIPSEDCLLLAADYSQVELRILAHMADEPALKEAFARGEDIHRRTASEVLGLFPEMVTDEQRRQAKAINFGVIYGMSAFGLAKQLGISRREAQTFIDTYFERYPGIRTFMDSCIAQAREKMYVTTLLGRRCAIPEINSKNGAVRGYAERNAINYPVQGSAADIIKVAMVRIAHRIAEEGYKTRMLLQVHDELVFDVPVGELEKITALVTEEMEGAVDVSVPLLVEVGHGHNWREAH; this comes from the coding sequence ATGCCAAAACAGCCCAAGCGGCTTTTTCTGATTGATGGCTCAAGTTATATCTACCGCGCCTATTACGCGATTCGTCACCTCTCCAATTCACAGGGGATGGCGACCAACGCTATCTACGGTTTCACCAATATGCTGCTCAAGGTGATTCGAGAATCACAACCTGATCAGCTGGCTGTGATCTATGACAGCAAGGGGCCGACCTTCCGCAAGGATCTTTACCCGGAATACAAGGCGAACCGCTCGGCGATGCCGGAAGACCTGGTGCCGCAGATTCCGTATATCAAGCGGGTGGTTGAGGCCTTTAATATACCTGGAATCGAAAAGGCCGGCTACGAGGCAGACGATATCATCGCGACTCTGGCTAGCAAGTTCGCTGCCAAGGGAATAGAGGTGACCGTTGTAACCGGTGATAAGGACTTGATGCAGATCGTCAGTGATCATGTCTGTCTGCTCGATACCATGAAGGACCAGGTCTCCGGTCCGGCAGAAGTCTTTGAGCGCTTCGGTGGTGCCGATAAGGTTGTGGAAGTGCAGGCTCTGGCGGGAGACAGTTCTGATAATGTTCCCGGCGTTCCAGGGATCGGTGAGAAAACGGCGAAAGCTCTGATCGATGAATTCGGCGATGTCGAGACACTCTTGGCCAGTCTTGATCAGCTGAAAGGCAAGCGTCGGGAAAACCTGGAGAATTTTTCCGACCAGGCCCGTCTGTCGAAGCAGTTGGTGACTCTGATTACTGATCTCGATCTGGATGTCGATGATGACGCCTTTGTCATGGCAGAACCAAACCGGAAGGCCTTGACCGAACTCTTTAAAGAGTGTGAATTCAGCAAGTTATTGCAGGAATTCTCTGATGACTCACGTGCCAGTGCCAAGGAGGCTAGCTACCGGGCCGTTTTAAATGAAGGGGCTCTGGCGGAGATGGTTGCTGCTCTGGAGGCGTCGGAGCGTTTTGCGTTTGATACCGAGACCACCGGTTTGGATCCGTTGCGAGTCGATCTGGTCGGGCTCTCTTTCGCAGTGACTGCGGGGGAGGCGTGGTATGTGCCGGTCAGTCACCGTTATCTTGGCGTGCCGGAGCAGCTGCCTCTCGATAAGGTGCTTGCGGCCGTTGGCCCGCTGCTGGGCTCTGCCGAGCATTTAAAGATCGGCCAGAATCTGAAGTACGATATCCTGGTGATGGGGCGTGTAGGGGTCGCAGTGACGGAACCCCTCTTCGACACCATGCTGGCCAGCTACCTAGCCAATCCAGCGGCTCAGTCCCATGGCATGGACAGCCTTGCTACTGAGCTGCTTGATTATCGCACCATCCCTTACAGCGAAGTTGCCGGTAGCGGCAAGAAGAAGATCTGTTTCGATGAAGTAGAGGTCGAAAAGGCAACGGTCTACGCTGCAGAAGATGCCGACATCACTTTACGGCTCTACGAAAAACTTCTGCCGATGATTGCCGAGAAGGGGCAGCAGGAGCTTTTTGATGATGTTGAGATGGCACTGCTGCCGATCCTGGTCAAGATGGAGCAGACTGGGATTCGTATTGATGCTGAACTGTTGAATGGGCTTTCGGCAGACATGGAGAAGAAGCTTGCTGCACTCGAAATCGAGATTCATGGCTTGGCGGGGACTACTTTTAACATCGGCTCACCAAAACAGCTTGGTGAAGTTCTTTTTGAACGCCTCGGCTTGGCAAAGGGCAAGAAAACCAAGACCGGCTGGTCGACCGATGTCGAGGTGTTAAGCAAGCTGGCCGAGGAACATGAGATCGCCGCGAAAATCCTTGATTATCGTTCCCTGTCCAAGTTGAAGGGGACCTATACCGATGCCTTGCCAAAGCTGATTCATCCAGACACCGGGCGTATTCACAGTAGCTTCAACCAGGCGGTGACTGCCACGGGCAGGCTCTCTTCAAGTGACCCCAACTTGCAGAATATCCCGATTCGGACAGAAGAAGGCCGGCGTATCCGGGAAGGTTTTATCCCTTCTGAAGATTGCCTTTTGCTCGCTGCCGACTATTCACAGGTCGAGCTGCGAATCCTGGCCCACATGGCTGATGAGCCGGCACTCAAAGAGGCCTTTGCCCGCGGCGAAGATATCCACCGTCGTACAGCCAGCGAGGTTCTCGGCCTCTTCCCGGAAATGGTCACCGACGAGCAACGCCGTCAAGCCAAGGCGATCAACTTCGGCGTAATCTACGGGATGAGCGCCTTCGGTCTCGCCAAGCAGCTCGGTATCAGTCGCCGCGAAGCTCAGACCTTTATCGACACTTATTTTGAACGTTATCCCGGTATCAGAACGTTCATGGACTCCTGCATCGCGCAAGCACGCGAAAAGATGTACGTGACAACTTTGCTAGGACGGCGCTGTGCAATTCCGGAGATCAACAGCAAGAATGGTGCAGTACGCGGCTATGCCGAGCGTAACGCGATCAACTACCCGGTGCAGGGCTCAGCCGCCGACATCATCAAGGTTGCTATGGTGCGTATCGCTCATCGCATTGCCGAAGAAGGCTACAAAACGCGTATGCTGCTCCAGGTTCACGATGAACTGGTTTTTGATGTGCCCGTCGGTGAGCTGGAAAAGATTACGGCTCTCGTCACCGAAGAAATGGAAGGCGCGGTTGATGTCAGCGTGCCTCTTCTGGTAGAGGTCGGGCACGGGCACAACTGGCGCGAAGCTCACTAA
- the rpsP gene encoding 30S ribosomal protein S16 — MAVKIRLARGGAKKKPFYQIVVADERFPRDGRFIEKLGQYDPKQDPPMVNIVEDKTLEWLNKGAQPTDTVRQLLRKQGIWAKYKQA; from the coding sequence ATGGCAGTAAAAATCAGACTGGCCCGTGGCGGCGCCAAGAAGAAACCTTTTTATCAGATTGTTGTAGCAGACGAGCGGTTTCCCCGCGACGGTCGCTTTATCGAAAAGTTGGGGCAGTACGATCCGAAGCAGGATCCCCCAATGGTTAATATCGTTGAAGACAAAACCCTTGAGTGGTTGAACAAAGGTGCTCAGCCTACTGATACGGTTCGTCAACTGCTGCGTAAGCAGGGAATCTGGGCCAAGTACAAGCAGGCTTAA
- the lon gene encoding endopeptidase La, producing MTELIEEHVKEGELVVASEILPTALPIIPLRPRPAFPGIMIPLVLNGQAQVAAMHQAMEHQVQTIGLVMVRDLDKEDDIENLHKVGVAAKIVKVLHSEKNSAHILVNSLERFEIEDIHEKGIALFARVRYHFATELSGNAELRAYSMAILSTLKELVQINPLYSEEIKLFLNRSSMDDPGRLADFAANLTSADGQELQEILATIDVRKRIDKVLVLLKKELEVSRLQTKISKQIEDKVSAQQREFFLREQLKAIKNELGLEKEGKDTEIEKFQERLKKLTLNEEAERAVEDEMEKLQLIEPSSPEYNVSRNYLDWLTILPWGVYSKDSYNIDKARKVLARDHYGLEDVKERILEFIAVGKMKGDIAGSILCLVGPPGVGKTSIGHSIAGALGREFFRFSLGGMRDEAEIKGHRRTYIGAMPGKFIQAMKTVGTSNPVIMLDEIDKIGASFQGDPASALLEVLDPEQNGSFRDHYMDVPFDLSNVLFIATANQLDTIPRPLLDRMEMIRLSGYILEEKLQIAKRYLIPKALKSHGLKKGQVTIQKTALRQIIDGYARESGVRNLEKQIKKIMRRSAMAFAEDESLEKVSITRQDLESYLEKPVFTADEIFEGIPGVVTGLAWTSLGGATLQIEATAMRAKAKGFKQTGQLGEVMVESSEIAYSYVMAHMDDYCCDADFFDQHFIHLHVPAGATPKDGPSAGVTMATALVSMITGKRVKKKLGMTGELTLTGRVLPIGGLKEKAIAARRAGLKVLIFPEGNRNDFEDLPDYLKEGLEVHFVKTFNDVYKIVF from the coding sequence ATGACCGAGCTTATCGAAGAACACGTCAAAGAAGGAGAGCTGGTCGTTGCGTCAGAAATCTTGCCCACCGCCCTGCCGATTATTCCACTGCGCCCACGCCCGGCGTTTCCCGGCATCATGATTCCGCTGGTTCTCAACGGGCAGGCCCAGGTGGCGGCTATGCACCAGGCGATGGAGCACCAGGTACAGACCATTGGCCTGGTCATGGTCCGAGATCTAGATAAAGAGGACGACATCGAGAACCTCCATAAGGTCGGTGTTGCCGCCAAGATCGTCAAGGTCTTGCACAGCGAAAAGAACTCGGCTCATATCCTGGTCAACAGCCTCGAGAGATTCGAAATAGAAGATATTCACGAAAAGGGCATCGCTCTCTTCGCCCGGGTTCGCTATCACTTTGCTACGGAACTGTCCGGGAATGCTGAGCTGCGGGCATACTCGATGGCGATCCTCTCCACCTTAAAGGAACTCGTCCAGATCAACCCACTATACAGCGAAGAGATCAAGCTCTTTCTCAACCGTTCAAGCATGGACGATCCGGGCCGGCTGGCAGACTTCGCAGCCAACCTGACCAGCGCCGATGGGCAGGAGCTGCAGGAGATTCTGGCCACCATCGATGTCCGCAAACGTATCGATAAGGTCCTGGTGCTTTTGAAGAAAGAGCTCGAAGTCTCCCGGCTGCAGACCAAGATCTCCAAGCAGATCGAAGATAAAGTGTCTGCCCAGCAACGTGAGTTCTTCCTGCGCGAACAGCTTAAGGCGATCAAGAATGAGCTGGGGCTGGAAAAAGAAGGCAAGGACACGGAAATTGAAAAATTCCAGGAACGCCTCAAAAAGCTGACGCTGAACGAGGAAGCAGAGCGCGCTGTTGAAGATGAGATGGAGAAGCTTCAACTGATCGAACCCTCCTCTCCCGAATATAACGTCAGTCGAAACTATCTTGACTGGTTAACGATCCTCCCCTGGGGCGTCTACAGCAAGGACTCTTACAATATTGACAAGGCCAGAAAAGTTCTTGCCCGTGATCATTACGGCCTTGAAGATGTCAAGGAACGAATTCTGGAGTTCATTGCCGTTGGCAAGATGAAAGGCGACATCGCCGGCTCCATCCTCTGCCTGGTGGGGCCTCCCGGAGTCGGAAAAACCTCCATTGGTCATAGCATTGCCGGTGCCCTGGGGCGCGAGTTTTTTCGCTTCTCATTGGGCGGCATGCGTGATGAGGCTGAGATCAAAGGTCATCGCAGAACCTACATCGGCGCCATGCCAGGAAAATTCATTCAGGCGATGAAGACAGTCGGCACCTCCAACCCGGTCATCATGCTTGATGAGATCGACAAAATCGGAGCTTCATTTCAGGGCGACCCGGCCTCGGCCCTACTCGAAGTCCTTGATCCGGAGCAGAACGGATCGTTCCGCGATCACTATATGGACGTCCCCTTTGATCTCTCCAACGTGCTATTCATCGCAACGGCCAATCAACTCGACACTATCCCGCGGCCTTTGCTCGACCGTATGGAAATGATTCGGCTCTCCGGCTACATCCTCGAGGAGAAGCTCCAGATCGCCAAACGCTACCTGATACCCAAAGCACTGAAAAGCCACGGTCTGAAAAAGGGCCAGGTGACGATCCAGAAGACCGCGCTCAGACAGATTATCGATGGCTACGCCCGTGAATCGGGGGTCCGTAACCTCGAGAAACAAATCAAGAAGATCATGCGCCGCTCAGCCATGGCTTTCGCAGAAGACGAGTCACTGGAAAAAGTGTCTATCACCAGACAAGACCTTGAAAGCTATCTCGAGAAGCCGGTCTTTACCGCCGATGAAATCTTTGAAGGCATCCCCGGCGTCGTCACCGGGCTGGCCTGGACCAGCCTCGGTGGCGCAACCCTGCAGATCGAAGCCACGGCGATGCGCGCCAAGGCCAAGGGCTTCAAACAGACCGGCCAACTCGGCGAGGTCATGGTGGAGAGCTCAGAGATCGCCTACTCCTATGTTATGGCTCACATGGATGATTATTGTTGTGATGCGGATTTCTTCGATCAGCACTTCATCCACCTTCACGTCCCGGCCGGTGCCACGCCGAAAGACGGCCCATCGGCCGGCGTTACCATGGCCACAGCGCTGGTGTCGATGATCACGGGCAAAAGGGTTAAAAAGAAACTCGGCATGACTGGAGAACTTACCCTCACCGGTCGCGTTCTGCCCATCGGCGGGCTCAAGGAAAAAGCCATCGCCGCAAGACGCGCCGGGCTGAAGGTCCTGATCTTTCCGGAAGGCAACCGCAACGACTTTGAAGATTTACCCGATTACCTCAAAGAGGGGCTAGAAGTCCACTTTGTCAAAACTTTCAATGACGTCTACAAAATTGTTTTTTAA
- a CDS encoding RNA methyltransferase translates to MIFKPMAIALVHHPVLDRRGDVVTSAVTNLDIHDLARLATTYNLSRYYLVTPAAEQQLLASRIIGHWQKGSGASYNPDRCQALDCLQVVNSFDDALADWRSLVGSEGLAMLTGARHQEGVDYPQAQNLAVERPLLLVFGTGHGLAPELYAPERPCLAPVRAGQYNHLSVRTAAAIMLDRLIGEQGAVLPLV, encoded by the coding sequence GTGATCTTCAAGCCGATGGCCATCGCCCTAGTCCATCACCCTGTTCTCGATCGACGAGGGGATGTGGTCACCTCGGCCGTTACCAACCTCGATATCCATGATCTGGCCCGCCTGGCAACAACTTACAACCTTTCACGTTATTACCTGGTCACCCCGGCGGCAGAACAACAGTTGCTCGCCTCACGTATTATTGGCCACTGGCAGAAAGGTTCCGGCGCCAGCTATAACCCGGATCGCTGCCAGGCTCTCGACTGCCTGCAGGTCGTGAACAGCTTTGATGACGCTCTCGCAGACTGGCGTTCTCTGGTCGGCTCAGAAGGACTTGCGATGCTGACTGGCGCCAGACACCAGGAGGGCGTTGATTACCCCCAGGCTCAAAACCTTGCAGTAGAGAGGCCGTTGCTGCTGGTCTTTGGTACCGGGCACGGTCTGGCTCCAGAGCTCTATGCGCCGGAGCGTCCTTGCCTTGCACCGGTGCGGGCCGGGCAATACAATCACCTCTCGGTACGAACCGCTGCCGCCATCATGCTTGATCGATTGATCGGAGAGCAGGGGGCGGTCCTGCCGCTTGTTTAG
- the ffh gene encoding signal recognition particle protein, which produces MFDNLTEKFDAVFKQLRGRGRLTEDNIQQAMREVRLALLEADVNFKVVKDFVAAVRERAVGHDVLQSLTPGQQVVQIVRDELGLLMGGSEDNQLDLASRPPVPIMLCGLQGAGKTTTCGKLALKLRQEKRNPLMVPADVYRPAAIEQLKTLGRQIDIPVFDSSADQDPVEICRLAREFADRQGYDTLILDTAGRLHVDDTLMQELERIRDDLQPQEILLVADAMTGQDAVNVASSFNERLDLTGVILTKLDGDARGGAALSIRAVTGKPIKFVGMGEKLDALETFHPERMAQRILGMGDVLSLIEKAEAAIDKDDAANMEKRLREDGFTLETFKEQLQSIKKMGSMESMLSMIPGAGKALKKMKGMQLPDDEMKKIEAIIDSMTRKERQNHKIINGSRRLRIANGSGTRVQDVNQLLKRFTEAQKMMKKMQKMGPKGLRGMMGPGGMPM; this is translated from the coding sequence ATGTTTGATAACCTGACAGAAAAATTTGATGCTGTATTCAAGCAGCTTCGCGGACGCGGTCGTCTGACTGAAGATAATATTCAGCAGGCAATGCGTGAGGTTCGCCTGGCCCTGTTGGAAGCAGACGTTAACTTCAAGGTGGTCAAAGACTTCGTGGCTGCTGTGCGTGAGCGTGCAGTTGGTCATGATGTTTTGCAAAGTTTGACCCCGGGTCAGCAGGTGGTCCAGATCGTTCGTGATGAACTGGGCTTGCTGATGGGTGGCAGTGAGGACAACCAGCTGGATCTGGCTTCCCGCCCGCCCGTTCCGATTATGCTTTGCGGTTTGCAGGGGGCGGGTAAAACCACCACCTGTGGCAAGTTGGCGCTCAAATTGCGCCAGGAAAAGCGTAACCCCTTGATGGTTCCTGCCGACGTTTATCGTCCGGCAGCGATTGAACAGCTTAAAACCCTCGGCCGCCAGATCGATATTCCGGTTTTCGACAGCAGTGCTGATCAGGATCCGGTTGAAATCTGCCGGTTGGCACGTGAGTTTGCCGACCGTCAGGGTTACGATACACTGATACTTGATACCGCCGGTCGTTTGCACGTTGACGACACCCTGATGCAGGAATTGGAGCGGATTCGCGACGACCTGCAACCGCAGGAGATCCTGCTCGTAGCGGACGCCATGACAGGGCAGGATGCGGTCAATGTGGCCAGCTCTTTTAATGAGCGCCTCGACCTGACCGGTGTTATCCTGACCAAGCTCGATGGCGATGCCCGCGGTGGTGCTGCGCTGTCGATTCGTGCCGTCACCGGTAAGCCGATCAAGTTTGTCGGTATGGGCGAAAAGCTCGATGCTCTGGAAACATTTCATCCCGAAAGGATGGCGCAACGGATTCTCGGTATGGGGGATGTGCTCTCCCTGATCGAAAAAGCCGAAGCGGCCATCGATAAGGATGACGCTGCCAATATGGAAAAACGTCTCCGTGAGGATGGGTTTACCCTGGAGACTTTCAAGGAACAGCTGCAGTCAATTAAAAAAATGGGCTCGATGGAATCAATGCTTTCTATGATTCCCGGAGCCGGCAAAGCTCTCAAGAAAATGAAGGGCATGCAGCTTCCTGATGACGAGATGAAAAAGATCGAGGCGATCATCGATTCGATGACTCGCAAGGAACGACAAAACCATAAGATCATCAATGGTTCCAGACGTTTGCGCATTGCTAATGGTAGCGGTACCCGCGTGCAGGATGTTAATCAACTGCTCAAGCGTTTTACCGAGGCCCAGAAGATGATGAAGAAGATGCAGAAGATGGGTCCCAAGGGCCTGCGCGGTATGATGGGTCCTGGTGGCATGCCCATGTAG
- a CDS encoding KH domain-containing protein, translated as MKELIEFIAKALVDNPEAISISEDEDVDGTILVKLAAAQEDMGRIIGKQGRTAKAMRTLLNAKATRENKRAVLQILE; from the coding sequence ATGAAAGAGCTCATCGAATTCATCGCCAAAGCTCTGGTGGATAACCCTGAAGCGATCTCCATCAGTGAAGATGAAGACGTCGATGGAACAATTCTTGTGAAGTTGGCTGCGGCCCAGGAAGATATGGGACGCATCATTGGCAAGCAGGGGCGCACGGCTAAAGCCATGCGCACCCTCCTCAATGCCAAGGCCACTCGCGAGAACAAAAGGGCTGTTCTACAGATTCTCGAGTAA
- the rplS gene encoding 50S ribosomal protein L19, with product MNVINYIGMENMRKDVPQFKAGDTLRVHVKITEGDKQRIQVFQGVCIKRHNNGVGSSFTVRKVSNGMGVERVFPLHGPCVDRVEVMMVGRVRRAKLYYLRNLQGKAARIKEIRQR from the coding sequence ATGAACGTTATTAATTACATCGGCATGGAAAATATGAGAAAAGATGTCCCTCAGTTCAAGGCGGGGGATACACTGCGTGTGCATGTTAAGATCACTGAAGGTGACAAACAGCGCATCCAGGTTTTTCAAGGTGTCTGCATCAAGCGTCACAACAATGGTGTCGGTTCTTCCTTCACCGTACGCAAAGTGTCCAACGGCATGGGTGTTGAGAGAGTCTTCCCTCTGCACGGACCTTGCGTTGACAGGGTTGAAGTGATGATGGTTGGCCGTGTACGTCGCGCCAAGCTCTACTACCTGCGCAATCTGCAGGGTAAAGCTGCACGTATCAAGGAAATCCGTCAGCGCTAA